A region of Pontiella agarivorans DNA encodes the following proteins:
- a CDS encoding GreA/GreB family elongation factor, whose product MDLDAINEEWIVGLAGSGVDQNELHGALNALVEAGRGVEAWNGAQELYSKLVEAEKEDDALVVLAWLGAQGKVEDLTGSLKKLFGKNRNVLRMLKPAGFGNHKVPVAEAFNRLAFLRSLETGKLCYNETWGFGIIEDIDHFYGELEIDFEKKGDHEMAFSYAAEALELIDDDHILAIKHNNAAELERMIKEEPAEVVKIALRSYGSLSVTRLMEKMIPSILPEAAWKKFWEGARKALKDDASVEIPKKRSDNIVFHKGGLAYDDEWFGLIANERDIESLFERFNEVIDKKLDYSSEFALETLSNRLAFIIKGAPSARPEWKAQGFIFARQFSIEPTGLDTDKLIRDLIDGDLVATLDRLPSRSLQTLLSILIENDKDAVVSTLSQVIPVVSHPVLNEIMAALIANGVEEDVRQIMTNAVSRRTASAPMLLWCQRSTEKIMEWDLISKGDLAFRIQEVLEVNSAGAMLRAQNQLRERFQTEEWLHDVMDDMSEQQRRDFMRRIHEGHGWDALDRKSVEAKVLRKYPELQDIILPTASQTAQKKEVPFTSISSYEKRQKQLERIMTVEIPENSKEIEVARSHGDLRENAEFKYAKERQGLLMAQGAQLAEDLEKVKPTDFADAQTDVVGAGVGVELSYAETGAVETYYILGVWDQDEALNIISSETRLAKALAGHAEGDTVEIPAGECTIKSINELPDSIRSWIAG is encoded by the coding sequence ATGGATTTGGATGCGATTAACGAAGAGTGGATTGTCGGACTGGCCGGCAGTGGAGTGGATCAGAACGAACTGCACGGGGCGCTGAATGCGCTGGTTGAAGCTGGACGCGGGGTCGAGGCCTGGAACGGAGCTCAGGAGCTTTACTCGAAACTCGTTGAGGCTGAAAAGGAGGACGACGCACTGGTGGTACTGGCCTGGCTCGGTGCTCAGGGCAAGGTCGAAGACCTGACCGGAAGCCTCAAAAAACTTTTCGGCAAGAATCGCAATGTGCTGAGGATGCTGAAGCCGGCCGGCTTCGGTAATCATAAGGTGCCGGTGGCGGAAGCATTCAACCGTCTGGCCTTCCTGCGGTCGCTCGAAACTGGAAAACTCTGTTATAACGAAACCTGGGGCTTCGGTATTATTGAAGATATCGACCATTTTTACGGTGAGCTTGAAATTGATTTCGAAAAGAAGGGCGATCATGAAATGGCCTTCAGCTATGCCGCTGAAGCTCTGGAGCTGATCGATGATGATCATATTCTGGCCATCAAACACAACAATGCTGCCGAACTCGAACGGATGATTAAAGAGGAACCGGCGGAAGTGGTGAAAATTGCGCTGCGGAGCTACGGCAGCCTGTCGGTGACCCGTCTGATGGAGAAGATGATTCCTTCCATTCTTCCTGAGGCCGCCTGGAAAAAGTTCTGGGAAGGTGCGCGCAAGGCGCTGAAAGACGATGCTTCGGTTGAAATTCCGAAGAAGCGTTCAGATAATATTGTTTTTCATAAGGGCGGTCTGGCTTACGACGATGAGTGGTTCGGGCTGATTGCCAACGAACGGGATATTGAAAGCCTGTTCGAGCGTTTTAACGAGGTTATCGATAAAAAACTTGATTATTCATCGGAGTTTGCGCTGGAAACATTGTCCAACCGGCTCGCCTTCATTATCAAGGGAGCACCTTCTGCGCGTCCGGAGTGGAAAGCCCAGGGGTTCATCTTTGCCCGTCAGTTCAGCATCGAGCCTACCGGGCTGGATACTGATAAACTGATTCGTGATCTGATTGACGGTGATCTGGTTGCAACACTCGATCGTCTGCCTTCACGCTCGCTGCAGACCCTGCTGTCGATTCTTATTGAGAATGATAAAGATGCGGTGGTGTCTACGTTGAGTCAGGTTATTCCGGTGGTGAGTCATCCGGTGCTGAATGAGATTATGGCGGCTCTGATCGCCAACGGGGTTGAAGAGGATGTCCGGCAGATTATGACCAATGCGGTCTCCCGCCGTACAGCCAGTGCTCCGATGCTGCTGTGGTGCCAGCGGTCGACCGAAAAAATTATGGAATGGGATCTGATTTCAAAAGGTGATCTGGCGTTCCGTATTCAGGAAGTGCTTGAGGTGAACAGTGCCGGTGCGATGTTGCGTGCGCAGAATCAGCTGCGTGAGCGTTTCCAGACGGAGGAATGGCTTCATGATGTGATGGATGATATGTCTGAGCAGCAGCGCCGCGACTTTATGCGCCGTATTCATGAGGGTCATGGCTGGGATGCTTTGGACCGCAAATCGGTTGAGGCGAAGGTGCTTCGCAAGTATCCGGAATTGCAGGATATTATTCTGCCGACGGCCTCACAGACCGCCCAGAAGAAGGAAGTTCCGTTTACCTCGATCAGCAGTTATGAAAAACGCCAAAAGCAGCTTGAGCGTATTATGACCGTTGAGATTCCGGAAAACTCGAAAGAGATCGAAGTGGCCCGCAGTCATGGCGATCTTCGGGAAAATGCGGAGTTCAAATATGCGAAGGAGCGTCAGGGCCTGTTGATGGCCCAGGGCGCCCAGCTGGCGGAGGATCTTGAAAAGGTTAAACCGACTGACTTTGCGGATGCCCAGACGGATGTTGTCGGAGCGGGGGTTGGTGTTGAACTGAGCTATGCGGAAACCGGAGCCGTCGAGACGTATTACATCCTTGGCGTGTGGGATCAGGATGAAGCGCTCAATATTATTTCCAGTGAAACCCGTTTGGCTAAAGCACTTGCAGGCCATGCCGAAGGCGATACCGTTGAAATTCCGGCGGGTGAATGTACCATTAAATCCATCAATGAACTGCCGGACAGCATTCGTTCCTGGATTGCCGGCTGA
- a CDS encoding bifunctional serine/threonine-protein kinase/formylglycine-generating enzyme family protein, producing MDQPEDRELEAGEMSEETQGVSSSLELNNVKRVLSVKMDAPESHYTSVTPLGKGSFGQVHSAHDTLLGRDVAIKSLKQQFRNEEEIVDRFLKEARGNAQLEHPNIMPVHEMGVTDEFGIYFTMKKIEGENLKEILDRLEANTSLYLKKYPLSRLLEIFLAVCNGVAFAHSKGVIHRDLKPANIMIGEFGEVLILDWGLVKRLDGDSGTDSGVQLRMEEFEASGNNTMDGAISGTPNYMSPEQAEGKVDDVDFQSDVYSLGAILYHILTHLPPFEKTQLRKLLDNVKAGRFVRPRERRPQLKIPRELDAICMKAMSRFQVSRYRSVDKLAEDIRNYLAHKEVSAYRAPVYVRCWNICRRYPVRTSMVMAALVAFGLTKTIQVSQLRGEYAGKLAMAEEKGRVAEDRMEQARAKYDALKALCRTIRQKEPTREELELRQELEALQEEVNSNYIQSINLYKSIPEAYRLKPNVVDGYKKTVWRQVEFALYCENYAAARVWLDATMEEQMDLGGGLSEDAKAYTNDVHRRIEGWGSLVINPAPNVDQVTIWPVVDAGPRLKQADMQDRADHFPKEIPYLEKGSYILQFTTTTGRLVPYPVYIDHGENVELTPLIPDEVPEGLVFVPEGSFFCGGPYSRFYRRHEISLPSYFIKRTEVTIAEYLEFWKQLDTPEQKAACMSRIRFHMDERRYVDAWNADGIPNDPRVKVEYPVVGLTHAAVVEFCKWKSAQLGKTVRLPTVEEWEKAARGVDGRMYPWGNGFERGLHLSHTKYNPTGFDTYPLWAEPGKFVNDASPYGVRDMGGNVREMTSTLLPGSSEMYQLKGGSFATPDNFLPCSNSSDTAVVPSDVGFRYVVEYEN from the coding sequence ATGGATCAACCTGAAGATCGTGAGCTGGAGGCGGGGGAAATGAGTGAGGAGACACAGGGTGTTTCGTCATCGCTTGAGCTGAATAATGTGAAGCGCGTGCTGTCGGTCAAAATGGATGCCCCGGAGTCGCACTACACTTCAGTGACCCCGCTGGGCAAAGGTTCGTTTGGTCAGGTTCACAGTGCGCATGATACTCTGCTGGGGCGCGACGTGGCCATAAAATCGCTCAAACAGCAGTTCCGCAATGAAGAGGAGATTGTTGACCGTTTTTTAAAAGAGGCGCGCGGTAATGCTCAGCTGGAACATCCGAATATCATGCCGGTCCATGAAATGGGGGTGACCGATGAATTCGGAATCTATTTCACGATGAAAAAAATTGAGGGCGAAAATCTCAAGGAGATTTTGGACCGGCTTGAAGCCAATACCTCATTGTATTTAAAAAAATATCCACTCAGTCGTCTTCTTGAAATTTTTCTGGCCGTTTGCAACGGCGTGGCGTTTGCGCACAGCAAAGGGGTGATTCACCGGGATCTTAAACCGGCCAATATTATGATCGGGGAATTCGGGGAAGTGCTGATTCTTGATTGGGGGCTGGTGAAGCGGCTCGATGGGGATTCGGGGACGGACAGCGGGGTTCAGTTGCGCATGGAGGAATTTGAGGCATCCGGAAATAACACGATGGACGGAGCCATTTCCGGGACCCCGAATTATATGTCGCCGGAGCAGGCCGAGGGTAAGGTGGACGATGTGGATTTCCAGAGTGATGTCTACAGTCTCGGCGCAATTCTGTATCATATTCTCACGCACCTTCCGCCCTTTGAAAAAACGCAATTAAGGAAGCTGCTCGATAACGTAAAAGCCGGCCGGTTTGTGCGGCCGCGCGAACGAAGACCGCAACTTAAAATTCCGCGCGAGCTGGATGCAATTTGTATGAAGGCGATGTCGCGCTTTCAGGTGAGTCGCTATCGTTCAGTCGATAAGCTGGCGGAGGATATTCGCAATTATCTCGCGCATAAAGAGGTCAGTGCATACCGTGCCCCGGTTTATGTGCGCTGCTGGAATATCTGCCGACGGTATCCCGTCAGAACAAGTATGGTGATGGCTGCGCTGGTGGCTTTCGGCCTGACGAAAACCATTCAGGTTTCACAGTTGCGAGGTGAATATGCGGGTAAGCTGGCCATGGCGGAAGAGAAAGGGCGGGTAGCGGAAGATCGGATGGAGCAGGCCCGGGCGAAATATGACGCACTCAAGGCGCTGTGCAGAACCATCCGCCAAAAAGAACCGACCCGGGAAGAGCTGGAATTGAGGCAGGAATTGGAGGCCTTACAGGAAGAGGTTAACAGCAACTACATTCAATCGATTAACCTCTATAAAAGTATACCTGAGGCCTATCGCCTTAAGCCGAACGTGGTGGATGGGTACAAAAAAACGGTCTGGCGGCAGGTGGAATTTGCCCTCTATTGCGAAAATTATGCTGCGGCGCGGGTGTGGCTGGATGCGACGATGGAAGAGCAGATGGATCTGGGAGGCGGGCTTTCTGAAGACGCGAAAGCGTATACCAATGATGTTCACCGTCGTATTGAAGGATGGGGCAGCCTGGTCATCAATCCGGCACCGAATGTGGATCAGGTAACCATCTGGCCGGTGGTTGATGCCGGTCCGCGACTCAAACAGGCCGATATGCAGGACCGGGCGGACCACTTTCCGAAAGAAATTCCTTATCTGGAAAAAGGGTCTTACATCCTTCAGTTCACGACCACGACGGGCAGGCTGGTTCCATATCCTGTTTATATCGACCATGGCGAGAATGTGGAGCTGACGCCGCTCATTCCTGATGAAGTGCCCGAAGGTCTGGTCTTTGTTCCGGAAGGTTCATTTTTCTGCGGGGGGCCGTATTCACGCTTCTACCGCCGGCACGAAATTTCGCTGCCCTCGTACTTTATAAAAAGGACAGAGGTAACGATTGCTGAATATCTGGAATTCTGGAAACAGCTGGATACTCCGGAACAGAAAGCGGCCTGCATGAGCCGTATACGTTTTCATATGGATGAGCGGAGGTATGTCGATGCCTGGAACGCGGACGGAATTCCGAATGATCCCCGGGTGAAGGTGGAGTATCCGGTGGTGGGCCTCACGCATGCCGCGGTGGTTGAATTCTGTAAATGGAAGAGCGCACAGCTGGGAAAAACAGTTCGGCTTCCAACGGTTGAGGAATGGGAGAAGGCGGCACGGGGCGTAGACGGGCGGATGTATCCATGGGGAAATGGTTTTGAACGCGGGCTGCATCTAAGCCATACCAAATATAATCCTACGGGTTTTGATACCTATCCGCTGTGGGCGGAGCCTGGAAAATTTGTGAACGACGCTTCGCCCTACGGCGTGCGCGATATGGGGGGGAATGTGCGGGAAATGACCTCCACGTTGCTGCCCGGGAGCTCGGAGATGTACCAGCTGAAAGGCGGCAGTTTTGCCACGCCGGATAATTTTCTGCCTTGCAGTAATTCTTCCGATACCGCCGTGGTGCCCAGTGATGTCGGTTTTCGCTATGTGGTTGAATATGAAAACTGA
- a CDS encoding coproporphyrinogen III oxidase has protein sequence MKTETKRTPAASVQAMHALEGVEALQTRFVQGLEKFGGENFQCLEWFRDDGRHGGGRRFGVQDAALLGRASVNVSQVHYDDEPERRLGAATAISTIVHPVDPFQPSVHIHISWTEMKSGRGYWRMMADLNPSVPIEENKERFARALQAAAPEQYEEAREQGDRYFFIPVLNRHRGITHFYLENWNSGDVEADSALAWRVGEAAIDAYLRILQENAAKGFQPSETERAAQLAYHTLYFFQVLTLDRGTTTGLMVHDQNDVGILGSLPPQVDKNLLLSWVSRMPDPQDRLLDRIIRALPNAGICTIDDAVKINLCRAVREHYRHYPEALDLQASGGFAPPTVDNHR, from the coding sequence ATGAAAACTGAGACGAAAAGAACGCCCGCGGCATCGGTACAGGCGATGCACGCACTGGAAGGTGTTGAAGCGCTGCAGACCCGCTTTGTTCAAGGGCTGGAAAAATTCGGCGGCGAAAACTTCCAGTGTCTGGAATGGTTTCGTGATGACGGACGGCACGGTGGCGGCCGGCGGTTCGGGGTGCAGGATGCTGCATTGCTGGGAAGGGCATCGGTGAATGTTTCGCAGGTGCACTACGACGATGAGCCGGAGCGCAGGCTCGGGGCGGCGACGGCCATTTCGACCATCGTACATCCGGTCGATCCGTTCCAGCCTTCCGTTCATATCCACATCAGCTGGACCGAGATGAAATCGGGGAGGGGCTATTGGCGGATGATGGCGGACCTGAACCCGTCGGTGCCGATTGAAGAAAATAAGGAGCGGTTTGCCCGGGCTCTGCAGGCTGCCGCGCCGGAACAGTATGAAGAAGCGCGGGAGCAGGGCGATCGCTACTTTTTCATTCCTGTTCTGAATCGGCACCGGGGAATAACCCACTTTTATCTCGAAAACTGGAACAGCGGTGATGTTGAAGCGGATTCTGCGCTTGCGTGGCGTGTCGGAGAGGCGGCAATCGATGCGTATCTCCGGATTCTGCAGGAAAATGCGGCGAAAGGTTTCCAACCTTCGGAAACGGAGCGGGCGGCGCAGCTGGCTTATCATACGCTCTATTTTTTTCAGGTGCTCACGCTGGACCGCGGTACTACGACCGGACTGATGGTGCATGATCAGAATGATGTGGGCATTTTGGGTTCGCTTCCGCCGCAGGTGGATAAAAATCTATTGCTGTCGTGGGTGTCGCGTATGCCGGATCCGCAGGACCGGCTGCTCGACCGCATTATCCGTGCGCTGCCGAATGCAGGCATCTGTACGATCGACGACGCAGTTAAAATAAATCTCTGCCGGGCCGTGCGCGAGCACTACCGGCATTATCCCGAGGCTCTCGATCTTCAGGCTTCCGGTGGTTTTGCTCCGCCGACGGTGGACAATCATCGCTGA
- a CDS encoding mechanosensitive ion channel family protein, translated as MMQEVVFGEVTWGQIFFLMGWVVGAMLLGKLLQLLLNSLGKAKRFESRPWVGVAFSSFSRPVPFLFLTIGLRYGLAVLHFSESVGDVVSDCFSVLFTVAVSFFVYSMVDVIDFAITHITKKTPTTMDDMMAPMVRKSLRVVVVILGLVQVAQILSDKPITSIIAGLGVGGLAVALAAQETIKNFFGSLVIFADKPFELGERITVGGHDGTIEEVGFRSTRLRTLDGHLVTMPNGELANQMIQNIGKRPYIKRVMNVTITYDTPPEKVQEALDILRDILDNHEGMKEDFPPRVFFNDFKASALNILAIYWYHPPAYWDFLAHAEWVNMELLRRYNEAGIEFAFPTQTLYVNGLEGHVEDIRA; from the coding sequence ATGATGCAGGAAGTTGTTTTTGGTGAGGTGACCTGGGGGCAGATCTTTTTTCTGATGGGCTGGGTGGTCGGGGCGATGCTGCTCGGCAAGTTGCTCCAGCTGCTGCTGAACAGTCTGGGCAAAGCGAAACGATTTGAGTCGCGCCCGTGGGTGGGGGTGGCCTTTTCATCTTTTTCCCGTCCGGTTCCTTTTCTTTTTCTAACAATCGGACTGCGGTACGGGCTGGCTGTGCTGCACTTCAGCGAAAGCGTCGGCGATGTGGTGTCCGATTGTTTCAGTGTGCTCTTTACGGTGGCGGTCTCTTTCTTTGTCTATTCGATGGTGGATGTCATCGATTTCGCGATTACACACATCACAAAAAAGACGCCGACTACGATGGACGATATGATGGCCCCGATGGTTCGCAAGAGTCTGCGGGTCGTGGTGGTGATTCTGGGGCTGGTGCAGGTTGCGCAGATCCTGAGTGATAAACCGATCACATCGATCATTGCCGGTCTCGGGGTCGGCGGTCTGGCGGTGGCGCTGGCGGCACAGGAAACCATTAAAAACTTTTTCGGGTCGCTTGTGATCTTTGCGGACAAGCCGTTTGAACTCGGGGAACGTATTACGGTCGGCGGGCATGACGGAACCATTGAGGAGGTCGGTTTCCGTTCCACACGCCTGCGCACCCTCGATGGGCATCTGGTGACCATGCCCAACGGGGAGCTGGCCAATCAGATGATTCAGAACATCGGGAAACGCCCCTATATCAAGCGCGTCATGAATGTGACGATTACCTATGACACCCCGCCGGAAAAAGTGCAGGAGGCGCTGGATATTCTGCGGGATATTCTCGATAACCACGAAGGCATGAAAGAGGATTTTCCGCCGCGCGTCTTTTTTAACGATTTCAAAGCTTCGGCGCTGAATATCCTGGCCATATACTGGTATCACCCACCGGCCTACTGGGATTTTCTCGCGCACGCCGAATGGGTGAATATGGAGCTGCTCCGCCGCTATAACGAGGCCGGTATTGAATTTGCGTTCCCGACCCAGACGTTGTATGTGAACGGCCTGGAAGGCCACGTCGAAGACATCAGGGCCTAG
- a CDS encoding carboxy terminal-processing peptidase has protein sequence MRVKSTLFVFALLALPMLGIGELEKSDLDVKKISRTVAYSLPVFHLNQLHFDEHISTNAFDLYINSLDPSRSYFLQSDIDTFSQEAGLLHKQLRKGDIDFARNAYEILMQRIDNRMTFIEQQLEKGFDLEVEEEFLWDRKDAPWPKNEAEWNDLWRKRLKNEYIARLVSKEVYADDTNHVDTVSSNALAEAETENTNDVAQTEYDEDAEDANLSPEEFILERYKQFQLTMESFDEELILQRYLSSFSLVYDPHSDYMSPSSVEDFDINMKLSLVGIGAMLRPDDGTARIVRIIPGGPADEDGRLKAGDKIVAVAQGDEEPVSILHWPLYKAVRLIRGEKDSTVVLTVIPASDRSGTRTKKIDIVRDEVKLEEQAAKSEIKDVELDDGSFRKIGVITLPDFYADFSATSRNLADARRASTDVRRLTRELQKKGIEGLILDLRNNGGGSLVEAIDITGQFISSGPIVQVKEKKGVQVLPDADPTVEYDGPMIVLVNRLSASASEILAAALQDYKRAIIVGDRQTHGKGTVQTLMPLGDKKGSLKLTTAGFYRINGGSTQLKGVRPDIYIPDYLDVMDIGEDSLEHALPWDTIRPAMYRTNDGFEAYLPALTAQSAERLAANEEFQVYLARRERLKKRYETKTVSLSLKERLAEAEAEKELDDIQSGAFLSEDEDAENDHDLILDETLMIMSDLIDLQTLAAQDANAPSLSEK, from the coding sequence ATGAGAGTTAAAAGCACACTGTTCGTCTTCGCCCTGCTTGCCCTTCCTATGCTTGGGATCGGTGAGCTGGAAAAAAGTGACCTCGACGTCAAAAAAATAAGCCGGACTGTCGCTTATTCCCTGCCCGTCTTTCATCTCAACCAGCTTCACTTCGACGAGCACATTTCCACCAATGCATTTGATCTCTATATCAACTCGCTCGATCCGTCGCGCAGTTATTTCCTCCAGTCCGATATCGATACATTCTCTCAGGAAGCCGGTTTGCTCCACAAGCAGCTTCGTAAAGGCGATATTGATTTTGCCCGGAATGCCTACGAAATCCTCATGCAGCGCATTGATAACCGCATGACTTTTATCGAGCAGCAGCTCGAGAAAGGGTTCGATCTTGAAGTGGAAGAAGAGTTTTTATGGGACCGTAAAGACGCACCGTGGCCCAAAAACGAAGCCGAGTGGAATGATCTCTGGCGGAAGCGCCTGAAAAATGAATATATCGCGCGCCTCGTTTCCAAAGAGGTCTATGCCGACGACACCAACCATGTGGATACGGTTTCCAGCAATGCTCTGGCTGAAGCCGAAACAGAAAACACGAACGACGTTGCACAAACGGAATACGATGAAGATGCCGAAGACGCCAACCTTTCCCCTGAAGAGTTTATCCTTGAGCGCTACAAACAGTTCCAGCTCACCATGGAATCCTTCGACGAAGAGCTGATTCTGCAACGCTACCTCTCCTCCTTTTCACTCGTCTACGATCCGCACTCCGACTATATGTCGCCCAGCAGTGTCGAAGATTTTGATATCAACATGAAACTTTCGCTCGTCGGCATCGGAGCCATGTTGCGCCCGGACGACGGAACGGCACGCATTGTCCGCATTATTCCCGGCGGACCGGCCGATGAAGACGGCCGTCTGAAAGCCGGCGACAAAATCGTTGCGGTTGCCCAGGGCGACGAAGAACCGGTGAGCATTCTGCACTGGCCGCTGTACAAAGCGGTTCGCCTCATTCGCGGTGAAAAAGATTCCACCGTCGTGCTCACCGTCATTCCGGCCTCCGACCGCTCCGGCACACGCACCAAAAAAATCGATATCGTGCGCGACGAAGTCAAACTCGAAGAGCAGGCCGCCAAAAGTGAAATCAAAGACGTTGAACTCGATGATGGAAGCTTCCGTAAGATCGGCGTGATTACCCTCCCCGATTTCTATGCCGATTTCAGCGCAACCAGCAGAAATCTTGCCGATGCCCGGCGGGCTTCAACCGATGTCCGGCGGCTCACTCGCGAACTGCAGAAAAAAGGCATTGAAGGTCTCATTCTTGATCTCCGCAATAACGGCGGCGGCTCACTGGTTGAAGCCATCGACATTACCGGACAGTTCATTTCCTCCGGTCCCATTGTTCAGGTAAAAGAGAAAAAAGGTGTACAGGTGCTGCCCGACGCCGATCCGACGGTTGAATATGACGGACCGATGATTGTCCTCGTGAACCGCCTCAGTGCATCGGCTTCGGAAATTCTGGCGGCCGCCCTGCAGGATTATAAACGCGCCATCATTGTCGGCGACCGTCAGACCCACGGAAAAGGAACTGTTCAGACCCTTATGCCGCTGGGCGATAAAAAAGGCTCGCTCAAGCTGACCACTGCCGGTTTCTACCGTATCAACGGCGGTTCCACGCAGCTCAAAGGGGTCAGACCCGATATCTACATCCCCGACTATCTCGATGTGATGGATATCGGTGAAGATTCCCTGGAACATGCTCTGCCGTGGGATACCATCCGTCCCGCTATGTACCGCACGAACGACGGATTTGAAGCCTATCTTCCGGCCCTCACCGCGCAGTCTGCAGAACGCCTCGCGGCCAATGAAGAATTCCAGGTTTACCTGGCCCGCCGGGAGCGGCTCAAAAAACGCTATGAAACCAAAACCGTTTCCCTCTCCCTCAAGGAACGGCTGGCCGAAGCCGAAGCGGAAAAGGAACTCGACGATATTCAATCCGGCGCATTCCTCTCCGAGGACGAGGATGCAGAAAATGATCACGACCTGATTCTGGATGAGACCCTGATGATTATGTCGGACCTGATCGATCTGCAGACGCTGGCGGCCCAGGATGCCAATGCCCCGAGCCTGAGCGAAAAATAA
- the pgi gene encoding glucose-6-phosphate isomerase, translating to MTAKLTERSEWKALEAHFTDVKDQHLRDLFADADRAGAFTLQAEDLRLDYSKNRMTAETMEKLVALAESADLKKWIEAMFTGEKINATEDRAVLHVALRSPKEAVIEVDGENVVPKVHAVLDQMEEFSNLVRSGTWKGFTGKKIKNVVNIGIGGSDLGPVMAYEALKPYTQRDLNIVFVSNVDGTHIAEALRDLDAEETLFIVASKTFTTQETMTNAHTARAWCIDALKDEKAIAKHFVALSTNGDAVSEFGIDTANMFEFWDWVGGRYSLTSAIGLPLMMAIGPENYRELLAGYHKMDTHFRTAPFAENMPVILALLGIWYNNFFGAESQAILPYDQYMSRFAAYFQQGDMESNGKYITRDGEKVEWQTGPIIWGEPGTNGQHAFYQLIHQGTKLIPCDFIGFCKSQNPIGDHHVKLMANFFAQTEALAFGKTKEALEAEGVPAELVPHKTFEGNRPTNTIMAEKLTPSVLGQLVALYEHKIFVQGIIWDIYSFDQWGVELGKILAKAILPELEGDADLAHDASTNALIEYFRANK from the coding sequence ATGACAGCCAAATTGACTGAACGTTCAGAATGGAAGGCGCTTGAGGCTCATTTTACCGATGTGAAAGATCAACACCTTCGCGATCTTTTTGCCGATGCCGACCGTGCCGGTGCTTTTACCCTGCAGGCCGAAGACCTGCGGCTGGACTATTCCAAAAACCGCATGACGGCCGAAACCATGGAAAAACTTGTGGCACTGGCGGAATCAGCTGATCTCAAGAAGTGGATCGAGGCCATGTTTACCGGTGAAAAAATCAACGCCACGGAAGACCGCGCCGTACTGCACGTTGCCCTTCGCTCGCCGAAGGAGGCTGTTATTGAGGTCGACGGCGAAAACGTGGTGCCCAAAGTGCATGCGGTACTCGATCAGATGGAGGAATTTTCCAATCTGGTGCGTTCCGGAACCTGGAAAGGGTTTACGGGAAAGAAAATTAAAAATGTGGTTAACATCGGTATCGGCGGTTCTGACCTCGGACCGGTTATGGCCTATGAAGCGCTCAAGCCCTACACGCAGCGCGACCTGAATATTGTGTTCGTTTCCAACGTTGACGGCACCCATATTGCGGAAGCCCTTCGCGACCTCGATGCGGAAGAGACCCTCTTCATTGTGGCTTCCAAGACCTTCACTACGCAGGAAACCATGACCAATGCCCACACGGCACGGGCCTGGTGCATTGATGCGCTGAAAGATGAAAAAGCGATTGCCAAACATTTTGTGGCCCTGTCCACCAACGGCGATGCGGTTTCTGAATTCGGGATCGATACCGCCAATATGTTTGAATTCTGGGATTGGGTTGGCGGCCGCTATTCGCTGACATCCGCCATCGGCCTGCCGCTGATGATGGCCATCGGTCCGGAAAACTACCGCGAGCTGCTCGCCGGTTACCATAAAATGGACACCCATTTCCGCACCGCACCGTTTGCCGAAAATATGCCGGTAATCCTCGCGCTGCTGGGCATCTGGTACAACAATTTCTTCGGTGCCGAGTCGCAGGCCATTCTTCCGTACGATCAATATATGTCCCGCTTCGCGGCCTATTTCCAGCAGGGCGATATGGAATCCAATGGAAAATACATCACTCGCGATGGTGAAAAAGTGGAGTGGCAAACCGGGCCGATCATCTGGGGCGAACCCGGAACCAACGGGCAGCACGCCTTCTATCAGTTGATTCACCAGGGCACCAAGCTGATCCCGTGCGATTTTATCGGCTTCTGCAAATCACAGAACCCCATCGGCGACCATCACGTTAAACTGATGGCTAACTTCTTTGCCCAGACCGAGGCGCTCGCCTTCGGAAAAACCAAAGAAGCCCTCGAAGCCGAAGGCGTACCGGCCGAACTCGTGCCGCACAAAACGTTCGAAGGCAACCGTCCGACTAATACCATTATGGCCGAAAAACTGACGCCGTCCGTGCTGGGTCAGCTGGTGGCGCTCTATGAACACAAAATCTTTGTGCAGGGTATTATCTGGGATATTTATTCCTTCGATCAGTGGGGCGTGGAGCTCGGAAAGATCCTGGCGAAAGCCATTCTTCCGGAACTCGAAGGCGATGCCGACCTCGCGCACGACGCCTCCACCAACGCCCTGATCGAATATTTCCGCGCCAACAAATAA
- a CDS encoding DUF1294 domain-containing protein yields the protein MTQTILYILGAANLGAFIQMAIDKRLAIKERRRIPEAQLIAPTFFGGFPGILLGMLVFHHKTQKRSFQLKLLIAVIIFSAAIYACTRL from the coding sequence ATGACTCAGACCATCCTCTACATTCTCGGCGCCGCCAATCTCGGTGCCTTCATACAGATGGCGATCGACAAGCGTCTCGCCATCAAAGAGCGACGGCGCATCCCCGAGGCCCAGCTGATTGCCCCGACGTTTTTCGGCGGCTTCCCCGGCATTCTGCTGGGGATGCTCGTCTTTCACCACAAGACCCAAAAAAGGAGCTTCCAGCTGAAGCTCCTAATCGCCGTAATTATTTTTTCCGCTGCGATCTATGCCTGCACCCGCCTGTAG